The nucleotide sequence TTAATTCCCAACATTCCTGAGGTTTTCAATAGCTTACGTTTCCTTAAAAAGGAAGGCAGCAACCTGTAAAAACTGATGTGTGCTTTTAAAACTGCATAGCTATGTTTTACTTTAAATTCCAGCAAAAACTTCACCGCTGCAACGCCGTCAAGTATCATTCTTGCCAGAATAATAAGCCAGAAGAGAGAGCGCCCGTCATTTTTTACGATGGTAAGCAGGCTGTTTCTAAAATTCAGGTATGTTTTTCTTGGGTTGAGACTGTTTAGGGTTCCACCACCTAAATGAAATACTTTAGCATCTGGAAATACCTTAACGGTGTAGTCCAGTCTTCTTAATCTCCAGCATAGATCTACTTCTTCTTGATGCGCAAAATATTGCTCGTCAAAACCTCCAGCTTCCACGAAGGCTTTTTTACGTACAAATAAAGCGGCACCGCTAGCCCAATCGATCTCGATTTCGCTATCATATTGTCCGTGATTCATTTCTAAATAGTCAAATACCCGACCACGACAGTATGGATATCCCAATTGATCCAGAAAACCACCACTGGCACCAGCGTACTCAAAGCGATCTTGGTTCTTATAATCCAACAGCGCTGGCTGAGCAGCTCCAAGACTGGCATCATTTTCAAATTCCTTCAAGATGGGTTGACACCATTCGTCAGTCACAGCAACGTCACTATTTAAAAGACAAAGAACATCGGCATCTAATTGGGGTATGACTTGATTGTAACCACCAGCATAGCCCAAGTTTTCATCATTTACGATCACCTTAATATCTGGATAGTACTCGTGTAACCAGTGGACACTATCATCTGTCGAGGCGTTATCTGCAATAATAATTTGATGATTGGAAGAGTATTCTACCACTGTTGGTAAGAATTCTTTCAACAATGCTGATCCATTCCAGTTAAGTATGACGATGGCTAGTTTCATAAACTATATTCTGGAAGATCTGGAATAAAATTATACCGCTGGTTATCATAGTCCATGGTGCAAAAGTAATGCTCCATACCATTGCTTACCATAAGGTAGGTAGACTTTACCGCTAGATTGTATCGTGCAATTTGATCAAAAACGCTTTGATCAATGGTGATGCTAGGCGCCTTACACTCCACAATGATTTCAATGCTGGCGTCTGGCTTAAAAACAACAATGTC is from Nonlabens sp. YIK11 and encodes:
- a CDS encoding glycosyltransferase family 2 protein produces the protein MKLAIVILNWNGSALLKEFLPTVVEYSSNHQIIIADNASTDDSVHWLHEYYPDIKVIVNDENLGYAGGYNQVIPQLDADVLCLLNSDVAVTDEWCQPILKEFENDASLGAAQPALLDYKNQDRFEYAGASGGFLDQLGYPYCRGRVFDYLEMNHGQYDSEIEIDWASGAALFVRKKAFVEAGGFDEQYFAHQEEVDLCWRLRRLDYTVKVFPDAKVFHLGGGTLNSLNPRKTYLNFRNSLLTIVKNDGRSLFWLIILARMILDGVAAVKFLLEFKVKHSYAVLKAHISFYRLLPSFLRKRKLLKTSGMLGIKNKGVTSIVLSYYLKGKRQFL
- a CDS encoding type I restriction enzyme HsdR N-terminal domain-containing protein, which codes for MKALRLPPANFRVKNTEKGRLIFDPIRKKFVQLQPEEWVRQHIIQWLITYKQVPISLINVEKQLIIAGTSKRYDIVVFKPDASIEIIVECKAPSITIDQSVFDQIARYNLAVKSTYLMVSNGMEHYFCTMDYDNQRYNFIPDLPEYSL